One genomic segment of Chitinophaga sancti includes these proteins:
- a CDS encoding LysR family transcriptional regulator has protein sequence MVNLEWFRTFKTIYETGSLTGAAEALYVSQPGISLHLSSLEAYVGYKLFDRTSRKLIATERGKLLYNYILDALNKLEEAEQHFHRSTEAERPTVSVGMCFETFQFTLEPYLPTLPFNVIIKFGEYPEMLSDLDAGILDLIITPQKGDYPQLKYEAFFKERIVVVGGAKTNTTKFRKLLKTDDRSGILDWLKQQTWYGTTGDMEHLRRFWFNNFDKRPDFKPNYIVPNICSILRCLSVGDGIAVVPDFLAKKELEEGKVKLIWEGGKIHENTLYFGTRKKSMYEGEIAKVKEIFLREMVKGDGKG, from the coding sequence ATGGTAAATCTCGAATGGTTTAGAACCTTTAAAACTATATATGAGACCGGTAGTCTTACAGGGGCTGCAGAAGCCCTGTACGTGTCACAACCGGGAATCAGCCTGCATCTCAGTTCGCTGGAAGCCTATGTAGGCTATAAGTTGTTTGACAGAACTTCCCGTAAATTGATTGCCACCGAACGTGGGAAACTGCTATACAACTATATTTTAGATGCCCTGAATAAGCTGGAAGAGGCGGAACAACACTTTCACAGAAGTACTGAGGCGGAAAGGCCCACTGTAAGTGTGGGGATGTGTTTTGAAACCTTTCAGTTTACACTGGAGCCATATCTGCCGACCCTGCCGTTTAATGTGATCATTAAATTCGGGGAGTACCCGGAAATGCTGAGCGATCTGGATGCAGGCATTCTCGACCTGATCATTACGCCACAAAAAGGGGATTATCCTCAATTAAAGTATGAGGCATTCTTTAAAGAAAGAATTGTCGTGGTAGGTGGTGCGAAAACGAATACAACAAAGTTCAGAAAACTGCTGAAAACAGACGACAGATCCGGCATACTGGACTGGCTCAAACAACAGACCTGGTATGGAACAACCGGGGATATGGAACACCTGCGGCGGTTTTGGTTTAATAATTTCGATAAACGACCGGATTTTAAACCGAATTATATCGTGCCGAATATCTGCTCCATCTTACGATGCCTGAGTGTAGGAGATGGAATCGCTGTAGTACCGGATTTTCTGGCTAAAAAGGAGCTGGAAGAGGGTAAGGTGAAGTTGATATGGGAAGGAGGTAAAATACACGAAAATACGCTCTATTTTGGCACAAGGAAGAAAAGTATGTATGAGGGTGAGATCGCGAAAGTAAAAGAGATCTTTTTACGGGAGATGGTGAAAGGTGATGGTAAAGGGTAA
- a CDS encoding phage tail protein, which produces MDGYIGEIRAFGFNYVPIGWLPCDGSTLPVQQQSTLFSVIGNRFGGNGTTNFMLPDLRGVTLVGVNTAQSEYNIPGITGGSENVTLTVSTIPAHNHLIGAVTRSSAAQLTQATNVPAPTAYLTNAYSSGFSQGIIAYADTATGALNPQSISTAGGSQPHNNMSPYLAMTYCICVEGVYPQHP; this is translated from the coding sequence ATGGATGGTTACATTGGCGAAATCAGAGCATTTGGCTTTAATTATGTGCCTATTGGCTGGCTTCCCTGTGATGGAAGCACGCTCCCGGTTCAACAACAATCTACCCTATTCTCCGTTATCGGTAACCGATTTGGAGGGAACGGAACAACGAACTTCATGCTTCCGGATCTGAGAGGTGTAACTCTCGTTGGTGTTAATACTGCACAGAGCGAATATAACATCCCAGGCATTACCGGAGGATCTGAAAATGTAACACTCACGGTGAGCACTATTCCGGCACACAATCACCTGATCGGTGCAGTCACACGTTCAAGTGCTGCCCAATTAACACAGGCAACGAATGTACCGGCACCTACTGCTTATCTTACCAATGCTTACTCCTCAGGTTTTAGTCAGGGTATTATTGCTTATGCAGATACTGCCACCGGTGCGCTCAATCCTCAGAGTATTTCGACTGCAGGCGGAAGTCAGCCACATAATAATATGTCGCCCTACCTGGCCATGACTTATTGTATCTGTGTGGAAGGCGTATATCCGCAACACCCCTGA
- a CDS encoding phage tail protein → MENYLGEIRAFSYGRAPRGWVPCNGQLLPIAQNQALFALLGIYYGGNGTTNFQLPNLNGRNIVGTGTSKSGSNYPIGQAAGTESVTINSNELPLHNHLVLTKSAYDVGSPSTNFLGNPDIQGTSPVANKATVNLYAASAGTLTQMGPCITTVGNNLPHENRQPYLVINYCIATQGIYPSRQ, encoded by the coding sequence ATGGAAAATTATCTCGGAGAGATCCGTGCATTTAGTTATGGCCGGGCACCAAGAGGTTGGGTTCCCTGCAACGGCCAACTCTTACCTATCGCACAGAACCAGGCTTTATTTGCCTTACTGGGCATATATTACGGAGGAAACGGCACAACCAATTTCCAATTACCTAACTTAAACGGCAGAAATATTGTTGGCACCGGTACCAGCAAAAGTGGTAGTAATTATCCTATAGGTCAGGCTGCCGGCACTGAATCGGTGACAATTAATTCCAATGAGCTCCCCTTACACAATCACCTCGTTCTTACCAAAAGTGCTTATGATGTAGGTTCGCCGTCGACCAACTTCCTGGGAAATCCTGACATACAAGGTACATCGCCTGTGGCCAATAAAGCGACGGTCAACTTGTATGCTGCAAGTGCAGGCACTTTGACACAGATGGGTCCCTGTATTACAACGGTAGGTAATAACCTGCCTCACGAAAACAGGCAGCCATACCTGGTGATCAATTACTGCATTGCCACACAAGGGATATACCCATCCAGGCAATAA
- a CDS encoding phage tail protein: MDNYLGEIRPFAGNYAPVGWLLCNGSLLSISENEALFTLIGTTYGGNGTTNFALPNLQQRIACGQGTLQGGATYIMGENAGVANVTLLSTQIPSHAHDLMASTSDATTGEPNNGFLANTNGTTSTPPPPTPYPDVKLYTALPLPSGPSAPNVTLDPTAMTITGGSLPHDNQMPYVTINFIIAVVGIYPNFS; the protein is encoded by the coding sequence ATGGATAATTACCTCGGAGAAATCAGACCTTTTGCCGGCAATTATGCACCTGTTGGCTGGTTACTTTGCAATGGGAGTCTGCTCTCAATCAGTGAGAATGAGGCATTGTTCACCCTTATCGGCACCACTTACGGTGGTAATGGCACTACCAATTTTGCCTTGCCTAACCTGCAGCAAAGAATAGCCTGTGGGCAGGGCACACTGCAGGGAGGTGCTACCTATATAATGGGTGAAAATGCCGGTGTAGCCAATGTAACATTGCTCTCCACACAGATACCTTCGCATGCGCACGATCTGATGGCAAGTACCAGCGATGCGACTACTGGTGAACCTAACAATGGGTTCCTTGCAAATACGAATGGTACGACCAGCACACCGCCGCCGCCGACCCCCTACCCTGATGTAAAACTGTATACAGCGCTGCCATTGCCATCAGGGCCATCAGCACCCAATGTAACACTGGATCCTACTGCGATGACGATCACCGGTGGTTCGTTACCGCACGATAACCAGATGCCTTATGTCACCATTAATTTCATCATCGCAGTGGTGGGTATATATCCTAACTTCTCTTAA
- a CDS encoding formyltransferase family protein, with product MTIGIISSSDQFLPLAYTLANNNLQVCIFFAPGQDAYVNQKVNTLAAHFAMATGDVYNWLEQCKPTVVFVYGYPQLLDVSKFSMPVFNIHAGALPAFRGPVPVFWQLKKGMPQLCLSIHVLTNRFDAGPVVWSKNIPDQPHYNYALVHQIFSQVVIEGVFFILQLLAAGMPLPDLHAAGPPAYHKRPVAKDVTIDWNTMSATEICNLIRACNPWNKGAATRLNGQEIKLMDGMQSNMTTTLPPGSIVSEGLIAVKDGHCIQVNMLVLEDIFVPAYHAEYYGIKKGLILQ from the coding sequence ATGACAATAGGAATTATTTCGTCCAGTGATCAGTTTCTGCCACTGGCATACACACTTGCAAATAACAATTTGCAGGTGTGTATCTTTTTTGCACCCGGACAGGATGCATATGTCAACCAAAAAGTGAACACGCTTGCTGCACATTTTGCAATGGCAACCGGTGATGTATATAACTGGCTGGAACAATGTAAACCAACAGTGGTGTTTGTATATGGATATCCGCAACTGCTGGATGTGAGTAAATTCTCTATGCCTGTCTTTAATATTCATGCAGGCGCACTCCCTGCTTTCCGGGGACCAGTGCCAGTATTCTGGCAATTGAAAAAGGGGATGCCACAACTCTGCCTCAGCATCCATGTACTCACTAACAGGTTTGATGCAGGGCCTGTGGTCTGGTCAAAAAATATTCCCGATCAGCCACATTATAATTATGCATTGGTACACCAGATATTTAGCCAGGTGGTGATTGAAGGCGTCTTTTTTATTTTACAGTTGCTAGCTGCCGGAATGCCACTACCAGATCTACATGCTGCCGGACCTCCTGCTTACCACAAACGACCAGTGGCTAAGGATGTAACGATTGATTGGAATACTATGTCTGCCACTGAAATATGTAACCTGATCCGGGCATGCAATCCGTGGAATAAAGGTGCGGCGACCAGGTTGAACGGTCAGGAAATAAAATTGATGGATGGTATGCAAAGTAATATGACAACTACATTACCACCGGGGAGCATAGTCAGCGAAGGATTGATCGCAGTAAAGGATGGTCATTGTATACAGGTCAATATGCTGGTGCTGGAAGATATCTTTGTGCCGGCATATCACGCGGAATATTATGGCATTAAAAAAGGACTCATTTTGCAATGA
- a CDS encoding asparagine synthetase B family protein: protein MSAIFGIINKRRNLLDPAAVQHISKVLQHRAIDGMDVWTDQYIALAHCKLAMNKTERQQTMPFVTEDLVIIADIRIDNREILLQETAAPADCSDIVLLLHAWNKWEKACVQHLEGEFAICIWDKIRQQCFLATDHIGFRALYYYDAPEVFIFCSEQKGVEAFKPSPARFNEVSLIEYYFRQSCPTATYDADVWTLCGGNTLILANGVMTIHKYWEPVGGRYRFKKDKDWQECLKELIYEAVSNRLNTDKPVGITLSGGLDSSVIACILSEILQKKNKPLYAFSAILPEKHHPEEEDERTYIDVIGRHCCNLIQTYVTASSYGPFDGIEAAFERDETFPNVFYYMDHAILESAKEKQIGVLYTGFGGDHWVSWKGNPVIYNMVRSGRLWGALKLMKQFADKEGKSFSQIIKRELITKVKKGKKVDDVQAPFLQEMFFQKYSRDLSFSSVDDIRAHMCDNLRKGRTGLFPAMLAKRNERFGMQSAVPLLDKKVMEFMMDVPLHLFVKGGYKRSFIRHAMQGVVPGEVLWRKDKGMYSPDYISRVHRHEDYIRGVDKQSIAFQRYLSGDGMTINHTNRKDTAILRTNQSVIASEILTALAQKGYEIP, encoded by the coding sequence ATGAGTGCCATATTCGGTATCATTAATAAAAGACGCAACCTACTGGACCCGGCAGCAGTTCAACATATCAGTAAAGTTTTGCAACACCGGGCTATAGATGGCATGGATGTCTGGACCGATCAATATATCGCCCTGGCCCATTGCAAACTGGCCATGAATAAGACAGAACGGCAACAAACTATGCCTTTTGTAACAGAAGACCTGGTAATAATTGCTGATATACGGATTGATAACCGGGAAATACTCCTGCAGGAAACAGCTGCTCCGGCAGACTGTTCTGATATTGTGTTGCTGCTACATGCCTGGAACAAATGGGAGAAAGCATGTGTGCAGCACCTGGAAGGTGAATTTGCTATTTGTATATGGGATAAGATCAGGCAGCAATGCTTTCTTGCCACAGACCATATTGGTTTCCGCGCGTTATATTATTATGATGCCCCTGAGGTATTTATATTCTGTAGCGAACAAAAAGGAGTGGAAGCCTTCAAACCTTCCCCTGCAAGATTCAACGAGGTGAGCCTGATTGAATACTACTTCAGGCAATCGTGCCCCACAGCCACTTATGATGCTGATGTATGGACCCTGTGTGGTGGCAATACCCTGATACTGGCCAATGGTGTGATGACTATCCACAAATACTGGGAGCCTGTCGGTGGTCGCTATCGGTTTAAGAAAGACAAGGACTGGCAGGAATGCCTGAAAGAACTGATATATGAAGCGGTGAGCAATCGGTTGAATACAGATAAACCTGTTGGTATTACACTGAGTGGAGGCCTCGACTCATCTGTTATTGCCTGCATACTTTCTGAAATATTGCAGAAAAAGAATAAACCGCTTTATGCTTTTTCTGCAATATTGCCCGAAAAGCATCATCCGGAAGAAGAAGACGAACGGACATATATAGATGTGATCGGCAGGCACTGTTGCAACCTTATCCAAACATATGTAACCGCCTCTTCCTATGGCCCATTTGATGGTATTGAAGCCGCTTTTGAACGGGACGAAACATTTCCTAACGTATTCTACTATATGGATCATGCGATCCTGGAAAGCGCAAAAGAAAAACAAATTGGCGTATTATATACCGGTTTTGGTGGCGATCACTGGGTGTCCTGGAAAGGCAATCCCGTTATCTACAATATGGTTAGAAGCGGTCGCTTGTGGGGGGCTTTGAAACTGATGAAGCAGTTTGCCGACAAAGAGGGGAAGAGTTTTTCCCAAATCATCAAACGGGAATTGATAACGAAGGTTAAAAAGGGGAAAAAAGTGGATGATGTACAGGCACCTTTTTTGCAGGAAATGTTTTTTCAAAAGTATAGCAGGGACCTGTCCTTCTCATCAGTAGATGACATCCGTGCGCATATGTGCGACAACCTCCGGAAGGGCAGAACCGGCTTATTTCCTGCCATGCTTGCAAAACGTAATGAACGGTTTGGTATGCAGAGTGCAGTACCGCTACTGGATAAAAAGGTTATGGAATTTATGATGGATGTTCCCCTGCATTTGTTTGTAAAAGGAGGATATAAAAGAAGCTTCATTCGCCATGCCATGCAGGGAGTTGTGCCTGGGGAGGTGTTGTGGCGAAAGGATAAGGGCATGTATTCGCCGGACTATATATCGCGCGTGCACAGGCATGAAGACTATATCAGAGGAGTGGATAAACAAAGCATTGCATTCCAGCGTTACCTGTCCGGAGATGGAATGACGATCAATCATACAAACAGAAAAGATACTGCTATTCTGAGGACAAACCAGTCGGTAATAGCCAGTGAGATTCTGACTGCATTAGCACAAAAAGGATACGAAATACCTTAA
- a CDS encoding lasso peptide biosynthesis B2 protein: protein MNKTDMRMFTEAWLLLALARTMLLFLPFRKLAPILGKKSFPAAENEYLYHDKNDKLIRIGRAILRAGKRSPWRTECFEQALAGKLMLKARRMTSTVFFGVSKNKQKGKFHAHAWLQCGNYIVTGNKHLEQFTVIVCFKS from the coding sequence ATGAATAAGACAGACATGAGAATGTTCACTGAAGCCTGGTTGTTGCTGGCATTGGCCAGAACAATGCTCTTGTTTTTGCCCTTCAGAAAACTTGCCCCCATTCTGGGCAAGAAATCCTTCCCTGCTGCTGAAAATGAATACCTGTATCATGACAAGAATGATAAGCTGATTCGCATAGGCAGAGCCATTCTGCGTGCCGGGAAACGGTCTCCCTGGCGTACTGAATGCTTTGAACAGGCGCTGGCAGGAAAATTGATGCTCAAAGCCCGTCGTATGACGAGTACCGTTTTTTTTGGCGTAAGCAAAAACAAGCAGAAAGGGAAATTCCACGCACATGCCTGGTTGCAATGCGGCAATTATATTGTAACAGGAAATAAACATTTAGAACAATTTACTGTTATTGTTTGTTTCAAAAGTTGA
- a CDS encoding PqqD family protein, which yields MNQEDVIRRNDENFMISNLGDEVVLMDIQKGHYININPVGSLIWDKLAAPVTVKDLIQSLAEEFDISTAQCEGDTLKFLQKLQQHHLLNIQ from the coding sequence ATGAATCAGGAAGATGTTATCCGCCGAAATGATGAAAACTTTATGATCAGTAACCTCGGAGATGAAGTTGTATTAATGGACATTCAGAAGGGCCATTATATAAATATAAATCCGGTGGGCAGTTTGATATGGGATAAACTGGCGGCACCTGTAACTGTAAAAGATCTGATCCAATCTCTGGCAGAAGAGTTTGATATTTCTACCGCACAATGTGAAGGGGATACCCTGAAGTTTTTGCAAAAATTACAGCAGCACCATCTGTTAAATATACAATAA
- a CDS encoding nucleotidyltransferase family protein → MEIEAISRTYSPEMACVIFCCRVFIKTAAAEDLEQFVAYGDIDWNEVYRLAALHRVRPIVYRVLNNTNIPEPTLTRFRNYCRALSVFAFERQIESARIKQVLGQQGISVRMYKGLDFTKVVYGGDISLREFTDMDMMIAPGQLSAMVNVMKAEGYVCSQVEYLRRFPTNFVTNKKDICFYKRSPMGRLFGFEFHYRPTNFMMDQSPGFDELLGKDSSPFTHEQYYRLMVLNHGASDYYPNLRSLVDIVMLSQGRVVDVPPKLRRYERLGQELASRLLNSPAPAVPADKPLLKCATLITEWQLTATPRSGWEKMYMHIRFSSSFLHTLRLMLRAMHYFALPNEKDINNVQLPLFKLYYLAKPVRLLNIPSRLKKVFS, encoded by the coding sequence ATGGAGATTGAAGCTATCAGCCGAACCTATTCTCCTGAAATGGCCTGTGTTATTTTCTGTTGCAGAGTATTTATTAAAACAGCTGCTGCGGAAGATCTGGAGCAGTTTGTTGCGTATGGAGACATTGACTGGAACGAAGTGTACCGGTTGGCAGCTTTGCACCGGGTACGTCCTATCGTATACAGAGTGTTGAATAATACCAATATTCCCGAACCAACCTTAACCAGGTTTCGAAATTATTGTCGTGCACTATCTGTATTTGCTTTTGAACGGCAGATAGAATCCGCACGTATAAAGCAGGTATTAGGCCAACAGGGAATTTCGGTAAGAATGTATAAAGGACTTGATTTTACAAAGGTAGTATATGGTGGAGATATCAGTTTGCGTGAATTTACGGATATGGATATGATGATTGCCCCAGGGCAACTATCTGCCATGGTAAACGTGATGAAGGCAGAAGGATATGTGTGTAGCCAGGTGGAATATTTACGACGCTTCCCTACAAATTTTGTAACAAACAAAAAGGACATTTGTTTTTATAAGCGGAGCCCGATGGGTCGGTTATTTGGGTTTGAATTTCACTATCGACCCACTAATTTCATGATGGATCAATCTCCTGGATTCGATGAGTTGCTTGGGAAAGACTCCTCTCCTTTTACCCACGAGCAATATTACAGACTGATGGTGTTAAATCATGGCGCCAGTGATTATTATCCGAATTTAAGATCGCTGGTTGATATAGTGATGTTGTCTCAGGGCAGGGTGGTGGATGTGCCACCAAAGTTACGACGTTATGAACGACTTGGGCAGGAATTAGCTTCGCGGTTGTTGAATTCTCCGGCACCGGCGGTTCCGGCAGACAAGCCACTGCTTAAATGTGCTACACTAATTACAGAATGGCAGCTGACTGCCACACCCCGTTCTGGTTGGGAGAAAATGTATATGCATATACGGTTTAGTTCATCCTTTTTGCACACACTTCGATTAATGCTAAGAGCCATGCATTACTTCGCACTACCCAACGAGAAGGACATCAACAATGTTCAATTACCTTTATTTAAACTATATTATCTGGCCAAGCCGGTTCGATTGCTGAACATCCCCAGCAGGCTTAAAAAGGTTTTTAGCTGA